In Schizosaccharomyces osmophilus chromosome 1, complete sequence, the genomic window TTctgtatatatatactCAGAAGGAAGACTGTCGTATACTACTTTTCTActctttccattctttcaTGTATACATACACATCGTTCTATACTGACGCATAGTACAACAAATTCGATCTAACATATGtatttattcaaaatagtttaaagaaacagcatcaacaaaaaaaaaccaaaaattccaTAGAAACGCTCCGAGGTGTTTGAATATTACAGGACATTAGCAAACCCTCATTGACCAAAACTGTTTCGTAGAAAGtctaaaagaaacaacgaATCCAAGGTTAATGTTACTTGACAAAAAACAACACCAACAACAACTAAAAGCACCtcacaaaaaataaaatcacTACAGAACAGATTTAAGGCAAACGTGATTTCTGGTATTTAACCGCCTCTTGCATATAGTTATCAAAGAGGTAGTGGGTATCCATAGGACCACCACGAGCTTCAGGATGGAATTGAACAGAAGAAATAGGGCGAGTAGTATGGGAAATACCTTCATTAGATTGGTCATTTAAATTAACCCATGTAGACTTCCAATCTGCAGGAAGGGATGCGATATCAACGGCATAACCATGGTTTTGGGAAGTAATGTGGCAGTTACCACTAGCAATATCGAAAGCAGGAATGTTATGACCACGGTTTCCGTACTTGAGCTTAATAGTCTTAGCACCAGCGGCCAATGCAAGGACTTGGTGACCCATGCAAATACCCATAATAGGTCCATTGTAGGTGTTCATTAATTGACGAAGATTGCTGACAGTCTTGGTAAGGTGAGTAGGGTCACCAGGGCCATTGGTTAAGAAAACACCATCGTAGTTGCTAGCAATGTTTTGGATAGGGTAATCATAGGGGAAAACGGTAACACTAGCACCACGACTGACAAGGGAACGGAGAATGTTTTCCTTGACACCACAGTCAATAACGGCAACATTCAACATTCCGTCACCACCGCTAATGAAGAAAGGCTCACGAGTAGAAACTTGACTAACCAAATTGACGGCACTGGGATCAGCGAAAGCTTCATCGTCATTAGCATCGTATTCTTCACCGATGCTGATTTTAGCAAGACTACTACCTTGTTCACGCAAGAAAGTAACGATAGCACGGGTATCTACGCCAGAAATGGCAGCAACACCTTCACGGGCACACCATTCACCAAGAGATTCAACAGCAGTCCAGTGAGAGTACTTGGTAGCATAGTCGTTTACAACTACACCAGCACATTGAATGTGTG contains:
- the arg5 gene encoding arginine specific carbamoyl-phosphate synthase subunit Arg5, whose translation is MFRYLKPSILNTSLRCGQRFYSKLPPVTNYERILPKQTPFPTPQTTNDIATLTIRNGPIFHGTSFGANRNISGEAVFTTSPVGYVESMTDPSYKQQILVFTQPLIGNYGVPSGSKRDEHGLLRHFESPHIQCAGVVVNDYATKYSHWTAVESLGEWCAREGVAAISGVDTRAIVTFLREQGSSLAKISIGEEYDANDDEAFADPSAVNLVSQVSTREPFFISGGDGMLNVAVIDCGVKENILRSLVSRGASVTVFPYDYPIQNIASNYDGVFLTNGPGDPTHLTKTVSNLRQLMNTYNGPIMGICMGHQVLALAAGAKTIKLKYGNRGHNIPAFDIASGNCHITSQNHGYAVDIASLPADWKSTWVNLNDQSNEGISHTTRPISSVQFHPEARGGPMDTHYLFDNYMQEAVKYQKSRLP